The Neurospora crassa OR74A linkage group IV, whole genome shotgun sequence genome has a segment encoding these proteins:
- the pmb gene encoding arginine transporter codes for MIAIGGTIGTGLFIGSGSALAKSGPAGVLIGYCFIASIVYSIMMSLGEMATYVPVTGGFTTYAARFVDSSLGFSMSWIYWFSWAITFALELVATGLIIQYWDDSLSIGIFIAIFWVVIFVINLFPVSWYGEAEFWMSSVKVITVLGFLIFGICINAGAGQQGYIGFKYWHEPGAFAPYIVDPSRPVAKWVGFWSVMIQAGFSFQGTELVGIAAGETEDPRRNVPRAIRMTFYRIFLFFIMTVFFIGILIPYDNKDLNNGGYTAAASPFVIAAQLAGVKVLPDIINAVLLTVVLSAANSNVYSGSRVLVSLANDGMAPKWFKMTTKSGVPYIAVMFTSAFGFLGFLNLSPNGSQAFDWLLNISGVAGFIAWSGILIAHLRFMKGLEAHGIPRSKLPYRATWAPYYVYYALFFCILITLTQGFTAFMPWSVEEFFVAYVSLIIFAVMYLGHKLYTLIVYGAAACKPVSAKDMDVTTGSLDLDAEIPDEVEEPTSIWKKIGTGIMG; via the exons ATGATTGCCATTG GTGGTACTATTGGTACTGGTCTCTTCATCGGTTCCGGCAGCGCCCTCGCCAAGTCGGGCCCTGCTGGCGTCCTCATCGGCTACTGCTTTATCGCCTCCATTGTTTACAGCATCATGATGTCCCTCGGTGAAATGGCCACCTACGTCCCCGTCACCGGCGGTTTCACCACGTACGCGGCTCGCTTTGTCGACAGCTCTCTCGGTTTCTCCATGTCGTGGATCTACTGGTTTTCGTGGGCCATTACCTTTGCGCTCGAGCTGGTCGCTACTGGTCTGATCATTCAGTATTGGGACGACTCTCTGTCCATCGGTATTTTCATCGCCATCTTCTGGGTCGTCATTTTCGTCATCAACCTGTTCCCCGTGTCCTGGTACGGCGAGGCGGAATTCTGGATGTCCTCTGTCAAGGTCATCACCGTCCTcggcttcctcatcttcggcATCTGCATCAACGCCGGCGCCGGTCAGCAGGGCTACATTGGCTTCAAGTACTGGCACGAGCCGGGTGCTTTTGCTCCCTACATTGTTGACCCTAGCCGCCCTGTCGCCAAGTGGGTTGGCTTCTGGTCCGTCATGATCCAGGCCGGCTTCTCCTTCCAGGGCACCGAGCTTGTCGGTATCGCTGCTGGCGAGACCGAAGACCCGCGCCGCAACGTCCCCCGTGCGATCCGCATGACCTTTTACCgtatcttcctcttcttcatcatgaccgtcttcttcatcggcATCCTCATCCCCTACGACAACAAGGACCTGAACAATGGCGGCTACACCGCGGCTGCCTCTCCCTTTGTCATTGCGGCCCAGCTCGCCGGCGTCAAGGTCCTACccgacatcatcaacgcTGTCTTGCTTACTGTCGTCCTCTCTGCCGCCAACTCCAACGTCTACTCGGGCTCTCGTGTCCTCGTCTCCCTCGCCAACGACGGCATGGCCCCCAAGTGGTTCAAGATGACCACCAAGTCCGGCGTCCCCTATATTGCCGTCATGTTTACCTCGGCGTTCGGTttcctcggcttcctcaacctctctCCCAACGGCAGCCAGGCCTTCGACTGGCTTCTCAACATTTCGGGCGTCGCGGGTTTCATTGCCTGGTCCGGCATCCTCATCGCCCACCTCCGCTTCATGAAGGGTCTTGAGGCGCACGGCATCCCCCGCTCCAAGCTGCCCTATCGCGCCACCTGGGCCCCTTACTACGTCTACTACGCCCTGTTCTTCTGCATCTTGATCACCCTGACCCAAGGCTTCACCGCGTTCATGCCCTGGAGCGTCGAAGAATTCTTTGTGGCGTACGTTTCGCTCATCATTTTTGCTGTCATGTACCTGGGCCACAAGCTCTATACCCTCATTGTCTACGGCGCCGCGGCGTGTAAGCCGGTCTCTGCCAAGGACATGGATGTTACTACTGGGTCTTTGGATCTGGATGCCGAGATCCCCGACGAGGTCGAGGAGCCTACGAGTATCTGGAAGAAGATTGGAACGGGTATCATGGGTTAA
- a CDS encoding short chain dehydrogenase/reductase SDR: MPTYVVTGSNRGIGLEIVRQLTQSPDNTVLALVRNLSKDHSSLKSLASEKTHILECDTSSLSSIRDFAKTARSTLGDTKIDYVINNAGVNLSEQNSSLQLAPDDLLDTIKTNVLGPAKLLEFLLQQGLLSENVRVQNMSSTLGSVQMTLSGLGRATAYSISKAALNMLNAHLATDLRKAGLKGAVVIVMCPGWVKTDMGGDGAMLSPEESVAGQLKVVHGLKDEDNGKFFNYRGENVPW; the protein is encoded by the coding sequence ATGCCCACCTACGTCGTCACTGGCTCCAACCGCGGCATCGGCCTCGAAATCGTCCGCCAGCTCACCCAGTCCCCAGACAACACCGTTCTCGCTCTCGTCCGCAACCTCTCCAAGGACCACTCCTCCCTGAAATCCCTCGCCAGCGAGAAGACCCACATCCTCGAATGCGACACCTCGTCGCTGTCCTCCATCCGCGACTTTGCCAAGACCGCCCGCTCCACTCTCGGAGACACCAAGATCGACTACGTCATCAACAACGCCGGCGTCAACCTCTCCGAGCAGAACTCGTCGTTGCAGCTGGCCCCCGATGACTTGCTCGACACCATCAAGACCAACGTCCTCGGTCCTGCCAAGCTGCTCGAGTTCCTCCTCCAGCAGGGCCTGTTGAGCGAGAACGTCAGGGTGCAGAACATGAGCTCTACGCTGGGCAGCGTGCAAATGACGCTGAGCGGCTTGGGACGGGCCACGGCGTACTCGATCAGCAAGGCCGCGTTGAACATGTTGAATGCCCATCTGGCGACCGACCTCAGAAAGGCGGGCTTGAAGGGTGCCGTGGTGATCGTCATGTGTCCCGGCTGGGTGAAGACGGACATGGGTGGTGACGGAGCGATGCTGAGCCCGGAGGAGAGTGTGGCCGGGCAGTTGAAGGTTGTGCATGGGTTGAAGGACGAGGACAACGGCAAGTTCTTTAACTATAGGGGGGAGAATGTGCCTTGGTAA
- the cat-4 gene encoding catalase 2, whose amino-acid sequence MSSNDAPVYTLAEGRPVQDPSAATVLMGSKPRGGALSLLADTQLIETLAHFPRERIPERVVHAKAAGAWGEFECTEDVSDFTSVDFLNKVGKKTKVLARISTVAGEKGSADTVRDIRGFAVKFFTEEGNWDFVGNDLPVFFIRDPVKFPSLNRSHKRHPQTNVPDSTMFWDFHNNNQEGVHCLMQLFGGRGIPASLRNVNAFGNHTYKFGKPEDGTFKYVKIHLKPDAGIKNLESDEALRLAGEEPDFHIKDMYNAIERGDYPTWTMYFQIMDPKDAETYRYNIFDITQTWSHRDYPLRPIGKLRLNKNPENHFQDIEQAAFSPSTMVPGIGPSADPMLQARMFSYPDAARYRVGPNYQQLPCNRALHVYSPYQRDGPMRVDGNYGGDPDYVRSSFRPMRFGPPDVAHDEWAGKVALFTSEVTDLDFEQPRDLWKIFKETGEDKRFAKNVAAHVGKALPEVQKKTIEMFSKVDQEVGEAIQRELDELEKKGGAGIEHDKAPVKGKGMRCKDSKDDE is encoded by the exons ATGTCTTCA AACGACGCACCGGTTTACACACTTGCCGAGGGACGCCCCGTCCAGGACCCTTCGGCTGCCACGGTCCTGATGGGCTCGAAGCCTCGTGGCGGagccctctctctcctcgcAGACACCCAGCTGATCGAAACCCTCGCCCACTTCCCCCGAGAACGCATCCCCGAACGTGTCGTCCACGCCAAGGCAGCCGGTGCCTGGGGAGAGTTTGAGTGCACGGAAGATGTCTCGGACTTTACATCTGTTGACTTTCTCAACAAGGTCGGAAAGAAGACCAAGGTCCTGGCCCGTATTTCCACGGTGGCGGGTGAGAAGGGCTCTGCCGATACGGTTCGTGATATCCGCGGTTTCGCCGTCAAGTTCTTCACCGAGGAAGGCAACTGGGACTTTGTCGGCAATGACCTgcccgtcttcttcatccgcGATCCCGTCAAGTTCCCCAGTCTCAACCGCTCCCACAAGCGTCACCCCCAGACCAACGTGCCCGACTCGACCATGTTCTGGGACttccacaacaacaaccaagaaGGCGTCCACTGCTTGATGCAGCTCTTTGGCGGCCGTGGCATCCCCGCCTCTCTCCGCAATGTCAACGCCTTTGGCAACCACACCTACAAGTTCGGCAAGCCCGAGGACGGCACGTTCAAGTACGTCAAGATCCACTTGAAGCCCGACGCCGGCATCAAGAACCTCGAGTCCGACGAAGCCCTCCGCCTGGCTGGCGAGGAACCCGATTTCCACATCAAGGACATGTACAATGCCATCGAGCGCGGCGACTACCCCACCTGGACCATGTACTTCCAGATCATGGACCCCAAGGACGCCGAAACCTACCGGTACAACATCTTTGACATTACGCAGACCTGGTCGCATCGGGACTATCCCCTGCGTCCCATCGGTAAACTCAGGCTTAACAAGAACCCGGAAAACCACTTCCAGGATATCGAGCAAgccgccttctccccctccaccaTGGTCCCTGGCATCGGCCCTAGCGCCGACCCCATGCTCCAGGCTAGAATGTTCTCCTACCCTGATGCCGCCCGCTACCGTGTCGGACCCAACTACCAACAACTCCCTTGCAACCGCGCCTTGCACGTCTATTCTCCGTACCAGCGTGACGGTCCAATGCGCGTAGACGGCAACTATGGTGGCGACCCGGATTATGTGCGGTCTTCCTTCCGTCCCATGCGTTTCGGTCCCCCTGACGTCGCTCACGACGAGTGGGCCGGTAAGGTTGCCTTGTTCACCTCGGAAGTGACCGACCTCGATTTCGAGCAGCCGAGGGATCTGTGGAAGATCTTTAAGGAGACCGGAGAAGACAAGCGGTTTGCCAAGAACGTGGCGGCGCATGTGGGCAAGGCGTTGCCGGAGGTGCAAAAGAAGACAATCGAGATGTTTAGTAAGGTTGATCAGGAGGTGGGCGAGGCTATCCAAAGAGAGTTGGATGAGcttgagaagaagggcggtgCGGGCATTGAGCATGACAAGGCGCCGGTGAAGGGGAAGGGCATGAGGTGTAAGGATTCGAAGGATGATGAGTGA
- a CDS encoding pyridoxamine phosphate oxidase produces the protein MGKFHTTLPPSLLPWILSQPVFFVTTAPLSPQGHINVSPKGTFPNINSFGYIPTHESEPSKPAQFWYLDLSGSGSETIAHLYEPENGRITVMFCEFGKAAPRIVRLFGRGQVLENGTKEFQEWTKKEGVEVVPGARSVVVVEVELVGDSCGFAVPVMEFRERREVLNDHWRKKVERFEKGLSKESLERYWAYKNAWSLDGLPGMEVARKTGEKEGIAPIEKMVGPMARNLPYSRRNWYSSLGIWAVILQVVLTAIVVLAGERLMGFR, from the exons ATGGGCAAATTCCACACcactctccctccctctctcctcccttGGATCCTCTCGCAACCCGTCTTCTTTGTCACCACCGCTCCCCTTTCTCCCCAGGGCCACATCAACGTCTCGCCCAAAGGCACCTTCCCCAACATCAACTCGTTTGGCTACATTCCCACCCATGAGTCCGAACCAAGCAAGCCAGCCCAATTCTGGTATCTCGACCTCTCCGGATCCGGATCGGAAACGATTGCCCATCTGTACGAACCGGAAAATGGGCGGATCACAGTCATGTTCTGCGAGTTTGGGAAAGCGGCGCCGAGGATTGTGAGATTGTTTGGACGAGGACAGGTGTTGGAGAATGGGACGAAGGAGTTCCAAGAGTGGACCAAGAAGGAAGGCGTCGAAGTGGTCCCGGGCGCCAGAAgtgtcgtggtggtggaggtggagctGGTGGGCGATAGCTGCGGGTTTGCGGTGCCGGTGATGGAGTTTAGGGAGAGGCGGGAGGTGTTGAATGATCATTGGCGGAAGAAGGTGGAAAGGTTCGAGAAGGGACTGAGTAAGGAGAGTTTGGAACG ATACTGGGCGTACAAGAACGCTTGGAGCTTGGATGGATTACCGGGCATGGAGGTGGCGAGGAAGACAggcgagaaggaggggatTGCACCGATTGAGAAGATGGTTGGGCCGATGGCGAGGAACTTGCCGTATTCTCGAAGGAATTGGTACAGCTCATTGGGCATTTGGGCGGTGATATTGCAGGTTGTCTTGACCGCCATTGTGGTTCTGGCTGGCGAGAGACTGATGGGATTTAGATGA